Within the Actinomycetota bacterium genome, the region GATTCGGACGAGAACACCACCTACACCGAGGACAACGACAACGACGGCAAGAAGAACAACGAAGACACCACGCCTTCGAGCCACCCGTCGGGCAAGGACCGTACCGTGGAGAGCGGCGGCTCGGGCAACCAGGGGAACTCCGAGTCCGACCCGGACGACGACGGTCGCGGCCCCGAGCGGTGTGAGCCGGTCTCGGCGCGGAACTCTGGCGACGGCACCTGTGGTGCGGACAAGCCGAACGGAACCGGCGGCACCGACATCTACGACCAGGACGGGAACAACGGTTGCGGCAACGACCAGGACTTCGATGACGACAACGAGGGCCTCTGTGGCGGCCCCGACCGCACCAAGCCGAACACGATCACCAAGACCTGCCCCGACGGCTCGCAGATGCCGGCGAACGGCAAGTGCGGCGAGGTCAAGGGTGGCCTCATCACCACGCCGGGTCGGCCCTGTGACGCAGACGCAACGATGCCGGGGATCCAGCCCTGCGACACGCCGCCCGTGGTGGCGCCGGGACTTGAGGAGAACCCCGCGGGGCCGGGACTTGAGGAGAACCCCGCGGGCCCCGTGGAGGGTGTTCTCGGGATCCGCTTGGATGCCGCCCAGCCGGCAGCGGTAGCCCCCGCAGCCGTCGCTGCTGCTCCGGCGGTTGGCGCAGCGGCCGCCGCTCAGGGTGGTGTGCTTCCGTTCACCGGTGCGTCCGACCTGATCCCGATGGTCGCGATCGGTCTGCTGTTCATCGCAGTGGGAGCGCTCAGCCTCAAGGCTCGCCCCCAGGCATAAGCGACAACCGTTCATCAGCGAGGGGTCCGGCACTTGCCGGGCCCCTCTTTGTTTTTCCTGGTCGCTAACCTCGGGCGATGAGCAAACTCCTGTGCCGCCCTGACGACGGCCGGTGAAAGGGCTCTTCGCTCGCCGCGTCCACTTCCTCGGGTTCGGAATCCCGGTCGTTGCGCTGATCGCCGTCGCTGTCGCAGGCGTCCTCGTCGTGGTCGTCGCGGCACCACGCAGTGAGGACACGAGGCCGGGGCTCGATGTCGAGACGATCCCGGTCGGGGATGCGCCTCAGGCGATCGGGTATGGCGCGCTCGGGGTGTGGGTGGCGCACGGCGCAGACGAGACGCTGCAACGCGTCGATGCCGAGCGTGGCGAACCCGTGGAGCTGGACGCGCTGCCGGGTGGAGTCGCGGTGACGGAAGACGCCGTCTGGGTGGGATTCATCCAGGGATCCAAAGTCGCGCGCGTCGATCCGTCGTCGGAGAGTCGCGGCTCGGTCTCGAAGGTCTCGGTCGGGCGCACCCCTCAGGCCGTGGCGAGCGACGGGCGCTCGCTGTGGGTGGCGGCTTTTGACGAGGGGACGATCTGGAAGATAGACCTCGTAAGCGGGGAGGTAGAGGGTGAGCCGCTTCGCCTACCGGATGCGTTCCCGTCCGCGATAGCCGTTGGGTTCGGAAGCATCTGGGTCACCGACGTCGTGGACGACGTCTTGATCCGGATCGACCCGGAGTCCCTTTCCGTCAGCGAGACGATCCCCGTCGGAGACAGTCCGACGGGGATCGCAGCCGGTGAGGGCGGGGTCTGGGTTGCAAACTTCAACGACTCGACCGTCTCCCACATAGATCCGGCCACCAACAGCGAGGTCGGCGCGCCGATCGTGGTGGGGGGCCAGCCGAGCGCTATCGCGGCCGGCGACGGGTACGTCTGGGTCGCGCGCCCCGATGACGACTCGATCATCAGGATCGACCCGGAGGAGAGCGAGTGGACGGGGGAGGTGTTCGCGGTGGGCGATCAGCCGCAGGCGATCGCGGTCGGAGCGGGAAGCGTCTGGGTCGCTAACCAGGCCGAAGACACCGTGACGCGCCTAACGCCGCAGAGATGACCGCTTCACGGCGCGGCTACTCTCGGAATCATGGAAGACATCAGCGGCCGGCTCGCCACGGTCGAGGCCTCGTTCTCGCACGTCAAGGAGTACCTTTGACGTCGATCGGAAGCGCGCTCGCCTAGATCAGCTCAAGGAACGATCCGCCGTCCCCGGGTTCTGGGACGACCCTCCCGCAGCGCAGAAGGTGATGGCGGAGCTGTCACGCCTGTCGGAAGACATCACCGCGCACGATCGGATGGCTGCGCGGATCTCCGACGTGAAGGTTCTGTGGGAGCTCGCCGAGGGCGAAGGCGACGAGGCCACCGCGTCGGAGGCAACCGCCGAGCTAGAGGCGATCGAACGGGACCTCTCCACCCTTGAGGTCAGCGCGCTGCTCGCGGGCGAGTTCGACGACAACCCGGCGATCCTCGAGGTCCATGCGGGCGAGGGAGGGACGGACTCGCAGGACTGGGCCGAGATGCTTCTGCGTATGTACCAGCGTTGGGCGGAACGAGACGGCTTCAAGGCGGAGCTGGTCGAGGTCACGCCGGGGGAGGAAGCCGGGATCAAGGGCGCGACCCTCACCGTCAGCGGGCGGCACGCGTACGGGCTCCTTGCTGCCGAGCGAGGTGTCCACCGGCTCGTGCGGATCTCGCCGTTCGATTCCGCGAAGCGACGCCATACCTCGTTCGCGTCGGTAGATGTGACTCCCGAGGTCGAAGACGATGTCGAGGTCGAGGTGGACCCGGAGGATCTCCGGATCGATACCTACCGGTCCTCCGGCGCCGGGGGCCAGCACGTGAACGTGACCGATTCGGCTGTTCGGATCACCCATCTCCCGAGCGGGATCGTCGTCTCCTGTCAGAACGAGAGATCGCAGATGCAGAACCGTAACGTCGCGATGCGGATCCTCAAGTCGCGCCTACTGGCGCGAGCGATCGAGGAGCGTGAGGCGGAGCTCGAAGCGCTACGGGGCGAGAAACGCGATATCGGCTTCGGCTCGCAGATCCGGTCGTACGTGCTGCACCCGTATCAGATGGTCAAGGACCACCGCACCGGGATGGAGAAGGGAAACGTGAACGCGGTCCTCGACGGTGACATCCGCGCGTTCATCGAAGCGGAGCTTCGTCGCAAAGCGACCAAAGGGGGCGCTTCGGACGCGGCACCGGCGGAGGCCTCATCCGAAGTGCCATGATGCTCCAGATGACCGAACAGATGCCGGACGTAGTTGCGCGCGTGGAGGCTGCAACGCTGCCGGAGATGCGTCACGTCGACATCGACGACGTCTACGCGCAGATGGATTGGCTGCTGCGGTCGCGCGCCACGCCGATGGATCTCTACAACCGGTGGGAGAAGCAGAACTGGAAAACGCAGGACCTTGACTTCTCCGATGACATCGTGCAGTGGCAGGCGATGCGCGATGGCTTCGATGGTTTCCGCATCGAGCTGCAGCGATCGTTCACCTTGTTCTTCGTCGGAGAGCAAGCGGTCACGGACACACTGTCGCCCCTGGTCCACGCGGCCCCCGACGAACCATCCCGCATCTTCCTGTCGACGCAGCTCGTGGACGAAGCGCGCCACTCGGTCTTCTTCTCGCGCTTCTTCGCCGAGGTCATCGGCATCCCCGGCGGGCTGTCGGAGGTGTTGGCCCAACTGCGGGATCGAGTGGTCGGAGGCTTCCGCGCGATCTTCGACCGTGACCTGGTCCAGGCGACCGAGGCTGTACGTCTGAACCCGCACGACTACGGGGCCTGGGTGGAGGGGATCACGCTCTACCACCTGATCATCGAGGGCATGCTGGCGCTCACGGGTCAGAAGTTCCTCCTCGGGATCCTCAGAGAGATGGGGATCATGCCGGGGTTCTATGCCGGTTTCACCGCCGTGGCGCGCGACGAGTCGCGCCACGTGAACTTCGGCGTGCGGGCGTTGATGGAGGCCGGCATTCGTGAGCCCGCACTGCTCGAGAGGGTGGAGACCACCGTTCTCCGGGTGCTCGAGTCCGCCTGCAGGATCGTCGCCGCCCCTGACCGGCGCTTCGCGATCGGCCCGGAGGAGGTGCCGCCGAACCTACGGGTGGATCCATACGCGGTGCGCAACTTCTCTCTGACCTCGTTGACCAAGCGCCTCCGGGTCGTAGGCCTGTCCGAGGGGGCGTGCGAGGCAGTGATCGCCAGGGGCCACGCGTACTACGACGAGGCGTGGAGGGAGTACGAGGACCTGCATGGCGAGGAGCATCCGCGGCGGTATTTCGATCGTTTGGCGACCGCCGGCGGCTGAGCTTTCGCTACCCTATAGACCACATGATCAGAACAGTCGACATCGTCAAGGATTACAAGACGGGCAACCGCGCGCTCGACAGGGTCTCGATCGAGATCGAGAAGGGCGAGTTCGTCTTCGTCGTTGGTCCCTCGGGATCCGGCAAGTCCACGTTCATCAAGCTGCTGACGAAGGAAGAGGACCCGACGTCGGGCGACATCTTCGTGGCCGGCAAGAACCTGGTGACGTTGCCGCGCTGGCGCGTCCCCTACCTCCGACGCAACGTTGGATGTGTCTTCCAGAACTTCAAGCTGCTACCGAACAAGACCGTGTTCGAGAACGTGGCGTTCGGGCTAGAGGTCATCAACCGGCCGCGCTCGGTCGTGAACAAGCAGGTCCCCCAGATCCTCGAGCTCGTTGGACTGGGTGAGAAGCTGGATCGCTTCCCCGACGAGCTGTCGGGAGGGGAGCAGCAGCGCGTGTCGATCGCGCGGGCGTTCGTCAACCGTCCATTGATCCTGCTTGCGGACGAGCCGACGGGGAACCTTGACCCGGCGACGTCGGTCGGCATCATGCGCCTGCTGGATCGCATCAACAGGACCGGGACGACAGTCGTGATGGCGACGCACGACCACGCGATCGTGGATTCGATGCGGCGCCGGGTTATCGAGCTGGAGGGTGGACACGTGGTCAGAGACCAGAGTCGCGGCATCTACGGCGTAGGCACCTAATGGCTCGCCCAGCCACACCTCGTCCGTTCTGGCGGCGCAGCGCTGGCGCCTCGCTGCGTTCTCGCTGCGTCACGTACCTTCCAGGTACGCTCCTCCGCTGCGGCCTTGCGATGCTTGCGCTGCACTCGCCAGCAACGAACTCGAGTGACTGGACGAACCATTGAGACTTGGCTACTTCGTCGGCGAAACGGTGCAGAACCTGCGCCGGAACTTCCTTATGACGGTCGCGGCGATCTCGACGGTCGCGATCTCGTTGCTGCTGTTGGGCGGGACGCAGATCCTCGGGTTGATCGTCAACAACGTCACCCTCAACTGGGAGGCGAAGGTAGAGATCTCGACCTACCTCAGAGACGACGCCACCCAGGGTGAGATCGGAACGCTCGAGGAGGACATCGCACAGATGCCTGAGGTCCAGGACGTCATCTACGTCTCCAAGGACCAGGCCTTCCAAGAGTTCAGAGAGATGTACGAGACGCAGCCGGAGTTCTACGAGAACCTTCCGGAGGACGCGCTTCCGGCGTCGTTGCGTATCAAGCTGAAAGACGCCGATGACACCGAGGCCGTAGCGGACGCGATCGAAGGCGCGCCCGGGGTCAAGGACGTGCGCTTCGGTGGCGAGATCATCAAACGATTGTTGAAGGTCAACTCGTTGCTTCGCACGATCACTCTGGTGATGTCCATCATCTTGATGATCGCGGCCGCCGCGCTGATCGCTAACACGATCAGGCTCGCTATCTACGCGCGCCGCGACGAGATCGGGATCATGAAGCTGGTGGGGGCAACCAACTGGTTCATCCGCATCCCGTTCATGTTGGAGGGGGTATTCGCCGCCCTGATGGGTGCTATCGCCGCCGGGGGCGTGATCCTTCTAGCCAACTCCTTGCTGTTCTCCCGCATCGGCGAGACGCTCACCTTCCTCGGCCCCGTCTTCAGCTTCACGTCGGCAGAGATCGTGACGGTGATGTTGGTTCTGGGCGGCACCGGCTGCGTGGTGGGGCTGGTTGGCTCGATGATGGCACTGCGCCGTTTCCTCGAGGTCTAAAGACACCTCTTCTAAGGGCCGACCACATGTGTGGGAGGTCGAAAAATCCGCGCGAATCGGACTTTGGCTACATAGGATGACCCGAATGCGATCCCTTCGTGGACTTCGCGGGCGGGAGACCACGGTCCTGGTGCTGTTGGTCTGTTTCCTCGCGCTCTCTATCCCCGCGCTTGCTCAGACGCTGGAGAAGGATCTCGAGCGCAAGCAGGATCGCCGTCAGGTCGCGGCGCGCAAGGCACAGCGTTTCGACGCGAGGGCAGACCAGCTCGAGCAGACGGTCGCGGCGCTGGATATCGAGGCTGGGCGCATCCAGACGGAGGTGAACCGGCTCAACACGAGCATGGACGAGCTGAACGGGCGGATCGCGGTCGTGCAGAGGGACCTCACCGCCGCGCAGCAACGACTGAACTTCCTGAGTGAAGAGCTGCAGGCGATCCTGACGCGACTCGAGAAGCGCACGGATCTCTTCACCAACCGCGCCGTAGCGGCATACATGGCGGGACCGACCAGTCATCTCGAAGGGCTCCTCTCCTCGACGACGTTCAACGAGGTCGTCGATCGCACCTCGTACTACGAGTCCGCGCTCGATGCCGATTCCGAGCTCGTGGAGGGGATCGAGGTCCTGCGGGACGAGACCGAGGTCAAGCGCGCCGAAGTCGAGGAGGAACAGGCTCAGATCGCGACCAAGAAGCTGGAGCTGGAGGGCGACAAGACGGAGCTGGCCCAGATCCTTCAAGAGCGCCGGTCGGTCCTGGACGCGCAGCGTGCGGTGCTGGCTCAGAAGGAGAGCCTCCTCGCTCAAGCGGAGACCCAGGAGAGGAAGTACCTGCAGGTCGTCGAGCAGCTCGACGCCGATGCGGCGCGGATCGAGTCGCTCCTCGCGGCGCGTGAAGCCGCTGCGGCGGCATCGTCGGCTCCCGCTCCGGTCGTTTCGGGGGGGCAGCTGCTATGGCCTACCGCGGGTCCCCTTACCTCTCCCTACGGCTACCGGACCCACCCGATCTTCGGCGACCAGCGGCTCCACACCGGCATCGATATCGGTGCTCCTTACGGCGCAACCGTCGTCGCGGCGGAGGGGGGTGTGGTCGCCTACGTCGGCGCCATGAGCGGCTACGGGAACGTCATCGTGATCGACCACGGCGGCGGGCTCGCCACCACCTACAACCACCTCTCGGCTTTCTCGGTGTCCAGCGGCCAGTCGGTCGGGCGCGGCACTCCGATCGCCAACGTGGGCTGCACCGGCTACTGCACGGGGCCCCACCTGCATTTCGAGGTCCGCGTCGGCGGCTCGCCCGTCGATCCGATGCCGTATCTGCAGTAGCCGCCTCACCGCAGCCTCTACCCTTTAGGTCCTATGGAACGGTGGCAGAAGATCTCGATCGCGGTGCTGAGCCTGCTCGTGGTCGCCGCGGGCGCGTTCAGCGTCGGTTACACCCAAGCCCGCCGCGCCTTCGACCCGGCGAGTGCCCCGACGATCGAGGCAGACGAGAAGGGGGCGGCGCTCCGGATCATCCGTGACGCGTACGAAGAGATCCGGAACGAAGCGGTTCGGCAACCTGGCGAGGACGAGCTGGCTCGAGGCGCGGTCAGGGGCATGATCAAGGTGCTGAAGGAAGAGCAAGACGACCCCTACGCGCTCTTCTACACGCCGAAGGACTACCGCTCGTTCCAGGAGCTAACGACCGGCAGGTTCTCCGGGATCGGCGTATGGCTGAAGACGGTCGGGCGCAGCTTGAAGATCGTGTCGGTCCTGCCGGCGAGCCCGGCTCTCGCATCGGGACTAGAGGCAGATGATGTGATCCAGACGATCGATGGGCGACCGGTCGAGAAGATGACGACAGATCAGGCGGTGGCCCGGATCAAGGGACCTGAGGGAACGTCGGTGAGCCTCGGGATCCGCCGCGGCGGCCGCGACCTGAGCTTCGACATCACCCGCCGCGAGATCGACCTCCCCAGCGTGCGCGCGTCGCTGCGACGCGATGACATCGGCTACATCCAGCTGGTCACGTTCGCCGAGGGAGCGGCGGAAACGGTGCGTGCCGAGGTCCAACGGCTGTCCGCGCAGGGGGCCGAGGGGATCGTGCTCGACATGCGCGACAACGGCGGGGGTCTGTTCGACGAGGGCGTGGACGTCGCGTCGGTCTTCATCGAAGACGGCGAGGTCGTGTCCTATCAGAGTCGCGCCGAGCCCGACACGGTGTACGAGGCTCGCGGCGACGCGTTCGAGGACATCCCGCTCGTGGTCTTGGTGAACGAGGGGACCGCGAGCGCGTCCGAGATTGTGACCGGCGCACTCCAGGACCAGGGCCGGGCGATCGTCGTCGGGACGACGACGTACGGGAAGGGGTCGGTGCAGCGGCTCATCCCGCTGATCGACGGTTCCGCGGTCAAGATCACCACCGCCGCCTATCTCACGCCGCGGGGCGGCAGCATCGACGGTGAGGGGATCGCTCCCGACGTGGAGGTCGATGGAGACGCCGAGGTCCAGAAGCGACGAGCTTTCGAGATCCTGCGCGGGATGTTGCTCTCGAACAACCCCGGCGGCTGAGAGATGGCCGAGGGCGGTGGGACCAAGCTCATCACCCAGAACCGCAGGGCGCGGCACGACTATCTGATCGAGGACACGTTCGAGGCGGGGCTCGCCCTGGTGGGCACGGAGGTGAAGTCCTGCCGCGACGGCAAGGCGAACCTGACGGACGCTTACGCGGCGGTGCAGGACGGCGAGATCTGGCTGATGCAGTGCCACATCAACCCGTACTCCCACGGCAACCGCGCGAACCATGATCCGCTTCGGCCTCGCAAGCTGTTGCTCCATCGCGGTGAGATCGAGCGACTGAAGTCCGCCGTGGCGCAGAACGGCCGCACCCTGGTTCCGCTGCGGCTGTACTTCAAGCACGGGCTGGCGAAAGCCGAGATCGCGATCGCCCGAGGCAAGAAGACCTACGACAAGAGGCAGACGATCGCGAAGAGGGATGCCGAGCGGAACATGCAACGGGAGATGGGCCGGCGCCGCTGAGGCGTTGACTCCGGCACGAACGTTCAGGCGCTCCGGCGCGTCGAGGCTTGCTCAGTTGCGTGATTTACGTATCGCCTTAGCCCATGAGACGCGGTACACAGGAGCGATGCCGGAAACCGTCCTCCACCCCCTCGTCGCCGTCGTGGCCGGATCGGGTCTAGGGATCGCGGGCGTCGATCTGATCCGGCTCCTCCAGCGGCTGCTAAGCCGCAAGCCTTCCTAGCCACTTACCCCGCTCCGGCGCCGCGGGAAGCTTGTGAGCGAGGGACTCGTTATCCTGAGATGGAACCTTGAAAAGAAGGTCATGGGGCTGAACTGGTATCGACCCTGATTCGACCGAGGTAGGAGAAGCGAGCCGAGGACTCCCGGTGTGACCTCGTTAATCCTCTGGGAACTTAATTAACTGCCGCTGCTTAATCGCACGGTCGCCATCACCTAAATGATGGCCGTCGGCCCGAGATGAGCCTGCGATCTCGGGATCCGGCGTCGCCTAGCAGGCTTACCGCCCGGCGTTCGCTCGAGGCAAAGGGCGGGACACTTACTCGAGCTAGGAGGCAGCCGCTGCCGTTCGTGGGCCGGCTGACTCCGAAACCTGACCACGAACTACGCTCGTAGAAGCCCTATCGCGGGGTCGGGGGACCCGGGTTCGATTCCCGGCAGCTCCACTTGATTTCCCGGTGCGCGAACCACCGCCGGGATCGGACTCTCGACGGGGCGCGCGCACTTCCGCCCGCAGCGTCTACGTGCCACAGTTGCGTGATGGGAAGTACGGNNNNNNNNNNCCACTACAGACGCCGCCTTCGGCGGCGTCTTCCGTTCCGCTGCCCTGCCAGGCCCGGCTCTGACGCTGTGGCCAGACTCAAACGGGGCGAGGCTGCCAGCTGAGATCGAAATGCTCCCCTCGGATACAGCGCATATCCAATGGGAACTCCGAGAGGTCAACGGTGGTGGTGGCCGAGAAGAAGCACGCCGCGGCGTCTCCTTCTCCATAGAGGAAAACGATCTCCTTTCCGTTCGGTGACCACACTGGATGACTCACTGGCACGCGAGCATTACGGGTCAGCTGTCGACCATTCGTCCCGTCCGGCCTTATCACGAAGATCTCATCGTCAGAGTCTCTGATGCGTTGCGTATAGACGAGCTCGCTTCCATCGGGCGACCAGTCGACACCGGACACGACTCCACTGTCCGGGTCGACGAGCTTGTGCTCTTCACCGTCGTCTACCTCGACCAGAAAGAGATCGAAGGATCGGTCGGAGTCGAGGCCGACGAAGGCGATCGACCCTCCATCTGGAGCCCACGCCAGCTCTCGCTCCGATACATCCGTGTTGTGAGTGACCTGGGTGATCGCGTGCGTCTTCAGGTTCCTGATGAAGATGTGATCTTGCGGGTAGACGAAGCCCAGATCCGGCCCGGTGGTCACGAAGGCAACTTCGTCCCCTGAGGGAGAAAACGCCGGGTGCGCCTCGTTCGCCTCGGTCTTGAAGCGGATCTTGCCGCTTCCGTCTCTGTTCATGACGCAGATGTCGAGGTTGACCGACGAGCCCTTTCCTCGCCGGCAGGTCCACGCGATCCTTTTCCCATCGGGCGACCAGGAGGGGTGCCGGTGCTCGCGGCCGCTCCGGGTCAACCTGCGTACCCCGGAGCCGTCGGTTCGTCGCGTGAAGATCTGAAACCCCTCGTTTCCGACCGGACGGGTGTAGGCGATACGCCCAGGGCGCCCGGGCGTGGTCGCCTCAGCGACCCCCGCACCTGCTGATAGGGACACGCTTGTGACGATCACAGCTATGGAGACGTGGAAGCTCTTCCTCACAGCGAACCTTCGGCTAGCTAGGTTTTGTCCACAAGACGCATGACAGGGGGACAACGTTGCGCGGCTCGCACCCGGGTTCGATTCCCGGCCAGCTCACCCGGGCCGGCGCTTGACTAGCGAACATATGTTCGATATAGTCCCTGGTGGAGGTCGCGCTCCTGGGCCCGGGTGATGGCCCGTGAAACAACCAGCAGTCTGTAGCAGGCAACAGCTTGTCGACGGCATGGCGCATCTGCACGGCGTCATCTCGTCTACCCACTGGGAACTTCTGCGCTTCGTGCGCGACTTCGATTCGCGCGAGCTGTGGCACGAAGACGGCTGTCGCGACATGGGCCAGTGGCTGGCCGGCCACTTCGGGATGTCGGTCTCTCAAGGACGCCGCTGGACCGATACCGCCCACGCGCTGGAGAAGCTGCCCGCGCTCGCCCGGGCATTGCAGGAAGCGACGCTGTGTCTCGACAAGGTGTGCCACCTCGCTCGCTTCGCCACACCCGAGACCGAGGTCATGCTGATCAAGTGGGCCAAGCGCACGAGCCTCAATGCGGTCCGGCGCAAGGCCGAGCTCTCGGAGCGGGCGCCTGAGGTCGAAGACGTTCGAGCCGCCCACGAGGCACGCTCGGTCACGTGGTGGACCTGTGACCACATCGGCTCGATCTATCTCCACGCGCTTCTTCCGGCAGAACAGGGAGCGACCGTGACCAAGGCGCTCACCCGGGTCGCGGAACGCTTGGCCGAGGACCCCGACGGCGCCACCACCATGGAGCAGCGCTGTGCCGACGCATTGTTCGCGCTCGCGTCCCAGCACATCGCCGCAGATGCCGATGCCGCCAGGGCCACCGTCGTGATCTCGACCGAGCTCTCGGCGCTCGTATCGGGAGACAAGCTCGGCGAGGTCGAGGGCTACGGCGTGATCCATCCAGAGACGGTGAGGAGGATCTGGTGTGACTCGCGCGTCCAGATGGTGGTGCGAGACGAGCGTGGTCTGCCGCTTCACATCACCCCCGCGACCCGCACGATCCCGGGCCACATGCGCCGCGAGATGCTGAGGCGAGACGGCGGCTGCACCTTCCCCGGCTGCGGGACCAGGGCGTTCGTCGACGGACATCACGTGTGGCCGCGCGAGCTCGGAGGGCCGCACACGCTGGGCAACCTCACCTGTCTCTGTCACTTCCACCACAAGCTCGTGCATGAAGGTGGCTGGCGGGTCCAGCTCGATCGGGATCAGCGGGCCGAGTGGTATCGACCCGACGGAACGCGCTACGAGCCCGGTCAACCGAGACCGGAGCCGGAGCCGGAACCGGTTCCGCTAGGCCTCACCTGGGACGAGCTGGAGGCGTGGGGCAAGGGGGAGCTCGACGAGCTTCCGGCCAACACCGATTCACGATGCCTTGAATCTCGGCTGGGCCGCACGGGGCTACGTCCAGTCGCGCCGGCGTCTCTGTAGCCGCGCCGCCTCAGCCGTGCTGCACCCCGGCGGTTTCCGCTACAGCCAGGCGGCGAGCCAGGTACGCCGTGGTCACGACGCAAAGGCCGAATAAAAGGTAGGGGAGCCAGTTCGAGCCGAAGTCGTCTGAGTCCGTTGCGGATACGGCGACCCATGCGCCGCCCCCGACGATGGGAGGTGCAAGCAACGCCACCCAGGCCGTGGTTCTGCGGATCGCGTCCGCCTTTACGAGCAGGAGGCCGAGGTATGCACCGGCTACGCCGCCCAGCCAGGCGCCGATCGCGGCGAGGATGAAGACCCCGTAGAGGTCATCGAGACCACCTTCGATCACAGCGAAGCCCAAGGTCCCCCCCACGGCCAGGCCGATCGACCCTCCCACCACCCCACCCAGGAGGGTGGCGAGGAAACCCTTCTTGTCGACCTGCGGCAGCACCATCTCTTCACGTTGAACCAGCTTCACTTCCTGGGTCAAGGGGC harbors:
- a CDS encoding YncE family protein, which produces MKGLFARRVHFLGFGIPVVALIAVAVAGVLVVVVAAPRSEDTRPGLDVETIPVGDAPQAIGYGALGVWVAHGADETLQRVDAERGEPVELDALPGGVAVTEDAVWVGFIQGSKVARVDPSSESRGSVSKVSVGRTPQAVASDGRSLWVAAFDEGTIWKIDLVSGEVEGEPLRLPDAFPSAIAVGFGSIWVTDVVDDVLIRIDPESLSVSETIPVGDSPTGIAAGEGGVWVANFNDSTVSHIDPATNSEVGAPIVVGGQPSAIAAGDGYVWVARPDDDSIIRIDPEESEWTGEVFAVGDQPQAIAVGAGSVWVANQAEDTVTRLTPQR
- a CDS encoding ribonucleotide-diphosphate reductase subunit beta, which gives rise to MTEQMPDVVARVEAATLPEMRHVDIDDVYAQMDWLLRSRATPMDLYNRWEKQNWKTQDLDFSDDIVQWQAMRDGFDGFRIELQRSFTLFFVGEQAVTDTLSPLVHAAPDEPSRIFLSTQLVDEARHSVFFSRFFAEVIGIPGGLSEVLAQLRDRVVGGFRAIFDRDLVQATEAVRLNPHDYGAWVEGITLYHLIIEGMLALTGQKFLLGILREMGIMPGFYAGFTAVARDESRHVNFGVRALMEAGIREPALLERVETTVLRVLESACRIVAAPDRRFAIGPEEVPPNLRVDPYAVRNFSLTSLTKRLRVVGLSEGACEAVIARGHAYYDEAWREYEDLHGEEHPRRYFDRLATAGG
- the ftsE gene encoding cell division ATP-binding protein FtsE, translating into MIRTVDIVKDYKTGNRALDRVSIEIEKGEFVFVVGPSGSGKSTFIKLLTKEEDPTSGDIFVAGKNLVTLPRWRVPYLRRNVGCVFQNFKLLPNKTVFENVAFGLEVINRPRSVVNKQVPQILELVGLGEKLDRFPDELSGGEQQRVSIARAFVNRPLILLADEPTGNLDPATSVGIMRLLDRINRTGTTVVMATHDHAIVDSMRRRVIELEGGHVVRDQSRGIYGVGT
- the ftsX gene encoding permease-like cell division protein FtsX → MRLGYFVGETVQNLRRNFLMTVAAISTVAISLLLLGGTQILGLIVNNVTLNWEAKVEISTYLRDDATQGEIGTLEEDIAQMPEVQDVIYVSKDQAFQEFREMYETQPEFYENLPEDALPASLRIKLKDADDTEAVADAIEGAPGVKDVRFGGEIIKRLLKVNSLLRTITLVMSIILMIAAAALIANTIRLAIYARRDEIGIMKLVGATNWFIRIPFMLEGVFAALMGAIAAGGVILLANSLLFSRIGETLTFLGPVFSFTSAEIVTVMLVLGGTGCVVGLVGSMMALRRFLEV
- a CDS encoding peptidoglycan DD-metalloendopeptidase family protein, which gives rise to MRSLRGLRGRETTVLVLLVCFLALSIPALAQTLEKDLERKQDRRQVAARKAQRFDARADQLEQTVAALDIEAGRIQTEVNRLNTSMDELNGRIAVVQRDLTAAQQRLNFLSEELQAILTRLEKRTDLFTNRAVAAYMAGPTSHLEGLLSSTTFNEVVDRTSYYESALDADSELVEGIEVLRDETEVKRAEVEEEQAQIATKKLELEGDKTELAQILQERRSVLDAQRAVLAQKESLLAQAETQERKYLQVVEQLDADAARIESLLAAREAAAAASSAPAPVVSGGQLLWPTAGPLTSPYGYRTHPIFGDQRLHTGIDIGAPYGATVVAAEGGVVAYVGAMSGYGNVIVIDHGGGLATTYNHLSAFSVSSGQSVGRGTPIANVGCTGYCTGPHLHFEVRVGGSPVDPMPYLQ
- a CDS encoding S41 family peptidase, yielding MERWQKISIAVLSLLVVAAGAFSVGYTQARRAFDPASAPTIEADEKGAALRIIRDAYEEIRNEAVRQPGEDELARGAVRGMIKVLKEEQDDPYALFYTPKDYRSFQELTTGRFSGIGVWLKTVGRSLKIVSVLPASPALASGLEADDVIQTIDGRPVEKMTTDQAVARIKGPEGTSVSLGIRRGGRDLSFDITRREIDLPSVRASLRRDDIGYIQLVTFAEGAAETVRAEVQRLSAQGAEGIVLDMRDNGGGLFDEGVDVASVFIEDGEVVSYQSRAEPDTVYEARGDAFEDIPLVVLVNEGTASASEIVTGALQDQGRAIVVGTTTYGKGSVQRLIPLIDGSAVKITTAAYLTPRGGSIDGEGIAPDVEVDGDAEVQKRRAFEILRGMLLSNNPGG
- the smpB gene encoding SsrA-binding protein SmpB codes for the protein MAEGGGTKLITQNRRARHDYLIEDTFEAGLALVGTEVKSCRDGKANLTDAYAAVQDGEIWLMQCHINPYSHGNRANHDPLRPRKLLLHRGEIERLKSAVAQNGRTLVPLRLYFKHGLAKAEIAIARGKKTYDKRQTIAKRDAERNMQREMGRRR
- a CDS encoding HNH endonuclease encodes the protein MAHLHGVISSTHWELLRFVRDFDSRELWHEDGCRDMGQWLAGHFGMSVSQGRRWTDTAHALEKLPALARALQEATLCLDKVCHLARFATPETEVMLIKWAKRTSLNAVRRKAELSERAPEVEDVRAAHEARSVTWWTCDHIGSIYLHALLPAEQGATVTKALTRVAERLAEDPDGATTMEQRCADALFALASQHIAADADAARATVVISTELSALVSGDKLGEVEGYGVIHPETVRRIWCDSRVQMVVRDERGLPLHITPATRTIPGHMRREMLRRDGGCTFPGCGTRAFVDGHHVWPRELGGPHTLGNLTCLCHFHHKLVHEGGWRVQLDRDQRAEWYRPDGTRYEPGQPRPEPEPEPVPLGLTWDELEAWGKGELDELPANTDSRCLESRLGRTGLRPVAPASL